The Labrenzia sp. CE80 genome window below encodes:
- the argE gene encoding acetylornithine deacetylase encodes MATRYSPIEMLAKLVSFPTVSDRSNLDLIDFVETYLADNDIASTRVYDETGQKAALFATIGPGVDGGVVLSAHTDVVPVVGQDWTSDPFVLREDNGRLYGRGSADMKGFAASVLADVPNMLEANLKAPIHIALSYDEEVGCLGAPPMIDRMLEAGLKPRCVIVGEPTNMQVVTGHKGIKVLKTRILGHSVHSSQLDRGVSAISVAARLISWMDARTAENKERADPDCAFDPPYTTLHCGTIKGGSAHNITAAECEFVTDIRLLPTESGEEWVARYLRFVEEDVLPGMKAISEACDIEVTETADVPGLRPEENGPAEELVRQLTGDNASHVVVYATEGGQFQERGLSSVVCGPGSIDQAHQPDEFIDVAELDKCQAFLERLRTKLS; translated from the coding sequence TTGGCAACCCGCTATTCCCCAATCGAAATGCTGGCGAAACTCGTCAGCTTTCCAACTGTTTCCGATCGCAGCAATCTCGATCTGATCGACTTTGTCGAGACCTATCTAGCCGACAATGACATTGCCTCCACCCGTGTCTATGACGAGACCGGTCAAAAGGCAGCCCTTTTTGCGACCATCGGTCCTGGTGTGGATGGGGGTGTGGTGCTGTCAGCCCATACGGATGTGGTTCCGGTCGTCGGACAGGACTGGACGTCGGATCCCTTTGTTTTGCGTGAGGACAACGGAAGGCTTTACGGACGGGGCTCTGCCGACATGAAAGGGTTTGCCGCAAGCGTGCTCGCCGACGTGCCGAACATGCTGGAAGCAAACCTCAAGGCCCCTATTCACATCGCCCTTTCCTATGATGAGGAAGTTGGCTGTCTCGGTGCGCCACCGATGATCGACCGGATGCTTGAAGCGGGGCTGAAGCCGCGGTGTGTCATAGTTGGGGAACCGACCAACATGCAGGTCGTCACGGGCCACAAGGGCATCAAGGTGCTGAAGACCCGTATCCTCGGCCATTCTGTTCACTCCAGCCAGTTGGACCGTGGGGTTTCTGCAATCTCGGTGGCAGCCCGGCTAATTTCCTGGATGGATGCCCGCACCGCAGAGAACAAGGAACGGGCCGATCCGGACTGCGCCTTCGATCCACCTTACACGACGCTCCATTGCGGCACGATCAAAGGTGGCAGCGCCCATAACATCACGGCCGCTGAATGCGAGTTCGTCACGGACATTCGTCTTCTGCCGACCGAGAGCGGTGAAGAATGGGTCGCGCGGTACCTTCGCTTCGTCGAAGAGGACGTGCTCCCGGGCATGAAAGCGATCTCTGAGGCATGTGATATCGAGGTGACGGAGACGGCCGATGTTCCAGGTTTGAGACCTGAGGAAAACGGCCCGGCCGAGGAACTTGTGCGACAGCTCACCGGCGACAATGCGAGCCACGTCGTGGTCTACGCAACGGAAGGCGGGCAGTTTCAGGAGCGAGGTCTTTCCAGCGTGGTTTGCGGTCCCGGATCCATCGACCAGGCGCACCAGCCCGATGAGTTTATAGACGTTGCGGAACTCGACAAGTGCCAGGCTT